In a single window of the Rhodoferax saidenbachensis genome:
- a CDS encoding homocitrate synthase/isopropylmalate synthase family protein, with the protein MIPVQIYDTTLRDGEQAPGAAMLPAQKLAIAEALQRLGVDTIEAGFPAASPEDARALADIARQCREVRIAAFARTKLDDIAVAGESLRWAAHPRIALVMPVSDLHIRCKLGMEAGAALEMLVECINAARHVCAEVEVIAEDASRADLDFLCKVARTVVQSGASVLTVADTVGYSTPPDIRHYLETLQSEVPELGGILLGIHCHDDLGLATINTLTGLEAGARQAHCTINGLGERAGNAALEEIVMAMAVRPDRYPFSNRVDTTRLWPASRLVAEATGFSIAPNKAIVGGNAFAHGAGLHQDGILKAASTYEIIQPERVGAPARQLPITRHSGRKGVAARIAALGMSLEERKLDQLFAQIKGRLTDSAILGDEELRAMVAQLAARS; encoded by the coding sequence ATGATCCCGGTACAGATCTACGACACCACACTAAGGGACGGCGAGCAGGCGCCCGGGGCTGCCATGCTGCCCGCGCAGAAGCTGGCTATTGCCGAGGCCTTGCAGCGTCTCGGCGTAGACACCATAGAGGCCGGATTTCCGGCGGCATCGCCGGAAGACGCACGTGCGCTGGCCGATATTGCGCGCCAATGCCGCGAAGTCAGGATCGCCGCATTCGCGCGAACCAAGCTCGATGACATCGCCGTGGCCGGTGAGTCTTTGCGCTGGGCGGCACACCCACGGATCGCTCTGGTCATGCCGGTTAGCGATCTGCACATCCGGTGCAAGCTGGGCATGGAGGCGGGGGCCGCGCTTGAGATGCTGGTGGAATGCATTAATGCGGCGCGCCATGTTTGCGCAGAGGTTGAAGTCATTGCCGAAGATGCATCGCGGGCGGACCTTGATTTTTTGTGCAAAGTGGCCAGGACAGTGGTTCAGAGTGGAGCGAGCGTGCTGACGGTGGCCGACACAGTGGGCTACTCCACACCACCGGACATTCGCCACTACCTTGAAACGCTGCAGAGTGAAGTGCCCGAGCTGGGCGGTATCTTGCTTGGCATCCATTGTCACGACGACTTGGGCCTCGCGACCATCAACACGCTGACCGGCCTTGAGGCGGGGGCGCGGCAGGCGCATTGCACCATCAACGGCCTGGGAGAGCGGGCGGGCAACGCTGCCCTGGAAGAAATTGTCATGGCCATGGCCGTGCGGCCGGACCGCTACCCGTTTTCCAACCGCGTCGATACGACGCGACTCTGGCCGGCCAGCCGGCTGGTCGCAGAAGCGACGGGGTTCTCGATCGCGCCGAACAAGGCCATCGTCGGCGGCAATGCGTTTGCCCACGGGGCCGGCCTGCATCAGGACGGGATACTCAAGGCGGCCAGTACCTACGAAATCATCCAGCCCGAACGGGTTGGCGCTCCTGCGCGGCAGTTGCCGATCACGCGGCATTCCGGCCGCAAGGGGGTGGCGGCGCGCATCGCTGCGCTGGGCATGTCCTTGGAGGAGCGGAAATTGGACCAGCTTTTTGCGCAGATCAAGGGCCGCCTGACCGATTCAGCCATCCTTGGCGACGAAGAGCTCAGGGCCATGGTCGCTCAGCTTGCGGCACGCAGCTGA
- a CDS encoding ATP-grasp domain-containing protein, with protein sequence MTARVLLTCVGGTMSPDLLTHLRGDPVLKPYLVGVDASPNAAGRAYVDAFYQVPWGEDATYVDEVARIVAAEKVNLVLPGSDPEAFSLAAGREKIAAAGAVVLASPVAVLDLIRDKQATYRALQVAGLRVPEHVCVASVDDLRSAISGFGYPRRSVIVKPVAGRGGRGMRVLVGSDEAPAAWIGGGAREKREANHATPEEMSKWFEDGALMVMPLLHAPVHDVDVFAIRGKAQAALVRRRFNPAGIPFTGNRIVSDPVIMKYCLEIAEALGLDALHDIDLMTDDQGRPCLLEVNPRPSGSVVAAHMAGFPIMASAIAETLGTPYPLKAPVRDIDVGMAPRAILMVKAADLS encoded by the coding sequence ATGACGGCCCGCGTCCTCCTGACCTGCGTGGGCGGAACGATGTCGCCGGACTTGTTGACGCATTTGCGTGGTGACCCGGTACTCAAACCGTATCTGGTGGGGGTGGACGCCTCCCCCAACGCGGCAGGGCGGGCTTATGTGGATGCTTTCTACCAGGTGCCCTGGGGTGAGGATGCCACTTACGTTGATGAGGTGGCACGCATCGTTGCGGCCGAAAAGGTGAATCTGGTACTGCCGGGCTCCGACCCCGAGGCCTTCAGCTTGGCTGCCGGTCGTGAAAAGATTGCAGCAGCGGGCGCGGTGGTGTTGGCGAGTCCGGTCGCGGTACTTGATTTGATTCGCGACAAGCAGGCCACATATCGTGCGCTGCAGGTTGCCGGGCTGCGGGTGCCCGAGCATGTCTGTGTGGCCAGCGTGGACGATCTGCGCTCTGCCATCTCCGGTTTCGGTTATCCGCGCCGCAGCGTGATTGTCAAACCGGTGGCGGGCCGGGGCGGGCGCGGCATGCGCGTTTTGGTCGGTTCCGACGAAGCGCCTGCGGCCTGGATTGGTGGCGGCGCACGCGAAAAGCGCGAGGCAAACCATGCTACGCCGGAAGAAATGAGTAAGTGGTTTGAAGATGGAGCCCTGATGGTAATGCCTCTGCTCCACGCCCCGGTTCATGACGTGGATGTGTTTGCGATCCGCGGTAAGGCGCAGGCGGCGCTGGTTCGCCGCCGCTTCAACCCTGCAGGAATTCCGTTTACTGGCAATCGGATCGTCTCCGATCCGGTAATCATGAAGTATTGCCTCGAAATCGCCGAGGCACTGGGCCTTGATGCGCTCCACGATATTGATTTGATGACGGATGATCAGGGCAGACCGTGCTTGCTTGAGGTCAACCCGAGGCCCAGCGGTAGCGTTGTGGCCGCCCATATGGCCGGGTTTCCGATCATGGCCTCGGCCATCGCGGAAACGCTGGGCACGCCTTACCCGCTAAAGGCACCTGTACGGGACATCGATGTGGGCATGGCGCCCAGGGCCATTCTGATGGTGAAAGCCGCCGACCTTTCATGA
- a CDS encoding N-acetylneuraminate synthase family protein — protein sequence MKSTSTRGQTAGAATSFAIGNRLIGPGQPVFVIAEVGVNHHGDVALCARMIEAAAASGADAVKLQTVDAEESYVAGTVSHAEFRDKSLDDAAMQQMMALADRLGIILFSTPGDFASLDRMCRLGMPAVKVSSGLMTNQPLIAEAARRGLPMIISTGLAYEEEIALAITTAQQHGSPGVAVLKCTALYPAPDETINLNGMQAMAQRFGIPVGYSDHTLDDLACLSAVALGATVIEKHFTLDKHLAGADHFISMEPGGFSQMVAGIRRLSVMLGDGRIVPAPAEEAVRAQRHRCLIAREPIAAGDVFSAANVGLKRPLPGAAGLPPSSYESVLGKTARVAIALDQPISAGDVVNLA from the coding sequence ATGAAATCAACATCGACCCGTGGCCAAACGGCAGGGGCAGCGACCTCTTTCGCTATTGGCAATCGCCTCATCGGACCCGGGCAGCCCGTCTTTGTCATTGCCGAGGTGGGGGTCAACCACCATGGTGATGTAGCACTCTGTGCACGCATGATCGAGGCGGCAGCCGCGTCGGGTGCGGATGCCGTCAAATTGCAGACCGTCGATGCAGAAGAGAGTTATGTTGCTGGCACTGTTTCGCATGCCGAGTTTCGCGACAAGTCGCTCGACGATGCGGCAATGCAGCAGATGATGGCCCTGGCAGACCGGCTTGGAATCATCCTGTTTTCAACGCCCGGTGACTTTGCCAGCCTGGACCGGATGTGCCGTCTTGGCATGCCGGCCGTCAAGGTTTCGTCCGGCCTCATGACCAACCAGCCGCTGATTGCCGAGGCAGCGCGCCGCGGCCTGCCCATGATTATTTCGACCGGGTTGGCCTATGAAGAGGAAATCGCGCTTGCGATCACGACCGCCCAGCAGCATGGTTCGCCTGGCGTTGCGGTTCTCAAATGCACGGCGCTTTACCCGGCGCCTGACGAGACCATCAACCTCAATGGCATGCAGGCGATGGCGCAGCGGTTTGGCATACCCGTCGGCTACTCAGACCACACGCTCGATGACCTGGCCTGTCTGTCTGCGGTCGCACTTGGCGCTACCGTGATCGAAAAGCACTTCACGCTCGACAAGCACCTTGCCGGGGCCGATCACTTTATTTCCATGGAGCCGGGCGGGTTCAGCCAGATGGTCGCCGGGATTCGCCGGCTTTCCGTGATGCTCGGGGACGGCCGGATCGTGCCGGCGCCGGCCGAGGAGGCGGTCCGCGCACAACGTCACCGCTGCCTCATCGCTCGCGAGCCGATTGCCGCCGGAGATGTGTTCTCCGCAGCCAATGTGGGGCTGAAGCGGCCACTGCCTGGGGCAGCCGGCCTGCCGCCGTCGAGTTACGAATCGGTACTCGGAAAAACCGCCCGGGTTGCCATCGCGCTTGACCAGCCGATTAGCGCCGGCGACGTGGTGAACCTGGCATGA
- a CDS encoding PIG-L deacetylase family protein produces MALDSRGRVIVPRLTPAVRLREHGVPAEMADDRPPPCKGGCFTSKGYSMVVNSVLVVAAHPDDEVLGCGATMARHRAEGARVTVLLLADGVGARDPVDRARELAARQAAARHACGELGVTDLSLLAYPDNRMDQVALLDIVQDIEKIIRTCQPDIVYTHHAGDVNIDHRRVHDAVVAACRPLPDFCVRQLLFFETPSSTEWRPAASFPPFAPDWFVDVSDYLPQKLAALGAYGGEMRAFPHPRSAEAVTHLAGWRGASVGVAAAEAFELGRAII; encoded by the coding sequence ATGGCCCTGGACTCACGAGGCCGAGTTATCGTGCCTAGGCTGACACCGGCGGTAAGATTGCGAGAGCACGGCGTCCCTGCGGAGATGGCCGACGACCGGCCGCCACCGTGCAAGGGCGGGTGCTTCACTTCAAAAGGTTATTCGATGGTTGTTAATAGTGTGTTGGTGGTAGCGGCTCACCCAGACGATGAGGTGCTAGGCTGTGGGGCCACCATGGCCCGCCACCGTGCCGAGGGGGCGCGTGTGACCGTGTTGCTGCTGGCCGACGGCGTCGGAGCCCGCGACCCCGTTGACCGCGCCCGAGAGCTTGCCGCCCGCCAGGCGGCTGCGCGCCACGCGTGCGGCGAACTCGGCGTGACCGACCTGAGCTTGTTGGCTTATCCCGACAACCGCATGGACCAGGTCGCCTTGCTCGATATCGTGCAGGACATCGAGAAAATCATTCGCACATGCCAGCCCGACATCGTGTACACGCACCATGCCGGCGACGTCAATATTGACCATCGCCGCGTCCATGACGCCGTCGTGGCAGCCTGCCGGCCCCTGCCGGACTTTTGTGTGCGGCAACTGCTGTTTTTTGAAACGCCTTCCAGCACGGAGTGGCGGCCTGCCGCGTCGTTTCCCCCGTTTGCGCCGGACTGGTTCGTGGATGTCTCCGACTACCTGCCGCAGAAGCTGGCCGCTCTTGGAGCCTACGGCGGCGAGATGCGCGCCTTTCCCCACCCTCGCTCCGCCGAGGCCGTGACGCATCTGGCGGGCTGGCGCGGCGCCTCGGTTGGCGTGGCTGCTGCCGAGGCGTTCGAGCTCGGCCGGGCAATAATCTAG